One genomic window of Punica granatum isolate Tunisia-2019 chromosome 1, ASM765513v2, whole genome shotgun sequence includes the following:
- the LOC116214496 gene encoding (+)-neomenthol dehydrogenase-like isoform X2, with translation MAEASTFLATQRHAVVTGGNKGIGLEICRQLASKGVTVVLTSRDQKRGLEAVCKLKEESSVTLSGEVVFHKLDVTNSASIDSLAEFIRTQFGKLDILVNNAAIVGTVIDYVALTGAVERVGGLPTDDCEWKMMANQNYQLAVECLETNYYGPKRVTEALLPLLQQSNSARIVNVSSVSGLLQNIPGKSIRDALGDIENLTKDRIDKIFKDFLGDLQQGQLEAKGWPENMSAYKLSKAALNAYTRLLAKDFPSILVNSVCPGFVKTDMTGNNGFLSAAEGAESPVHLALLPETGPSGLFFSKKEVSNL, from the exons ATGGCAGAAGCATCCACATTTCTGGCTACGCAAAG GCATGCTGTGGTAACGGGAGGGAACAAAGGGATCGGGTTGGAGATTTGCAGGCAGCTGGCCTCGAAAGGGGTGACGGTGGTCTTAACTTCAAGAGACCAGAAGAGGGGTCTCGAGGCTGTTTGCAAGCTGAAAGAAGAAAGCTCCGTCACTCTCTCCGGTGAAGTGGTTTTTCATAAGCTTGATGTTACCAATTCCGCAAGCATCGACTCTCTGGCTGAGTTTATCAGAACCCAGTTCGGAAAGCTGGACATTCTG GTGAACAATGCTGCGATTGTTGGAACTGTCATAGATTATGTTGCCCTTACAGGTGCTGTTGAGCGTGTTGGTGGTTTG CCAACTGATGACTGCGAGTGGAAAATGATGGCAAACCAGAATTACCAATTGGCCGTGGAATGCCTGGAAACGAACTACTATGGTCCAAAAAGAGTGACAGAAGCTCTCCTTCCCCTACTTCAACAATCGAATTCTGCAAGGATTGTCAACGTCTCTTCAGTTTCAGGACTCTTGCAG AATATTCCAGGGAAGTCAATTAGAGATGCCCTGGGAGACATTGAAAACCTAACAAAAGATCGAATAGACAAGATCTTTAAGGATTTCCTCGGAGATCTCCAGCAGGGCCAGTTAGAAGCCAAAGGCTGGCCTGAGAATATGTCCGCATACAAGCTGTCGAAAGCAGCCTTGAATGCTTACACGAGGCTCCTAGCGAAAGATTTCCCATCCATCCTGGTGAACAGCGTCTGCCCGGGCTTTGTCAAGACGGATATGACTGGAAACAATGGATTTCTAAGCGCTGCTGAAGGAGCAGAGAGCCCTGTACACCTGGCTCTTCTCCCGGAAACCGGGCCTTCTggcctcttcttctccaagaaaGAAGTCTCTAATTTGTAA
- the LOC116214496 gene encoding (+)-neomenthol dehydrogenase-like isoform X1: MAEASTFLATQRDMSIFDDMPETAGIGLEICRQLASKGVTVVLTSRDQKRGLEAVCKLKEESSVTLSGEVVFHKLDVTNSASIDSLAEFIRTQFGKLDILVNNAAIVGTVIDYVALTGAVERVGGLPTDDCEWKMMANQNYQLAVECLETNYYGPKRVTEALLPLLQQSNSARIVNVSSVSGLLQNIPGKSIRDALGDIENLTKDRIDKIFKDFLGDLQQGQLEAKGWPENMSAYKLSKAALNAYTRLLAKDFPSILVNSVCPGFVKTDMTGNNGFLSAAEGAESPVHLALLPETGPSGLFFSKKEVSNL, encoded by the exons ATGGCAGAAGCATCCACATTTCTGGCTACGCAAAG GGATATGAGCATCTTCGATGACATGCCAGAAACTGCCG GGATCGGGTTGGAGATTTGCAGGCAGCTGGCCTCGAAAGGGGTGACGGTGGTCTTAACTTCAAGAGACCAGAAGAGGGGTCTCGAGGCTGTTTGCAAGCTGAAAGAAGAAAGCTCCGTCACTCTCTCCGGTGAAGTGGTTTTTCATAAGCTTGATGTTACCAATTCCGCAAGCATCGACTCTCTGGCTGAGTTTATCAGAACCCAGTTCGGAAAGCTGGACATTCTG GTGAACAATGCTGCGATTGTTGGAACTGTCATAGATTATGTTGCCCTTACAGGTGCTGTTGAGCGTGTTGGTGGTTTG CCAACTGATGACTGCGAGTGGAAAATGATGGCAAACCAGAATTACCAATTGGCCGTGGAATGCCTGGAAACGAACTACTATGGTCCAAAAAGAGTGACAGAAGCTCTCCTTCCCCTACTTCAACAATCGAATTCTGCAAGGATTGTCAACGTCTCTTCAGTTTCAGGACTCTTGCAG AATATTCCAGGGAAGTCAATTAGAGATGCCCTGGGAGACATTGAAAACCTAACAAAAGATCGAATAGACAAGATCTTTAAGGATTTCCTCGGAGATCTCCAGCAGGGCCAGTTAGAAGCCAAAGGCTGGCCTGAGAATATGTCCGCATACAAGCTGTCGAAAGCAGCCTTGAATGCTTACACGAGGCTCCTAGCGAAAGATTTCCCATCCATCCTGGTGAACAGCGTCTGCCCGGGCTTTGTCAAGACGGATATGACTGGAAACAATGGATTTCTAAGCGCTGCTGAAGGAGCAGAGAGCCCTGTACACCTGGCTCTTCTCCCGGAAACCGGGCCTTCTggcctcttcttctccaagaaaGAAGTCTCTAATTTGTAA